The genome window CCCGTGCCCACGTTCGGGTCTTCCTTGTCCATCGTCCCGACGTTGCGGGGGTTCTCGTAGTGGTCGATGACCTTGTCGCTGTAAGCCATGCCAACTCCTTCAACCGATGCTTCGCACCAATGGTTCCGGCGAGCAATGCCCACCGTCCGGGGAGTCATGCGCCCCGCTGTCTGCTCGGGAAGGCGCGCTAATGCGCCGTCCACTCGATGCTCTTGAGGTCGATGCCTTCCTTGGCCATCTCGTACAGCGGGCTCATGTCGCGCAGCTTGCGCACCTTGTCCACGACGAGCTGGACGACGTAGTCGACCTCCTCCTCCGTGGTGAAGCGCCCCAGGCCGAAGCGGATGGAGCTGTGCGCCAGCTCCTCGTCCACGCCCAGCGCGCGCAGCACATACGAGGGCTCCAGCGAGGCGGACGTGCACGCGGAGCCGGACGACACCGCCACGTCCTTGATGCCCATCATCAGGGACTCGCCCTCGGCGTGGGCGAAGGAGATGTTGAGGTTGCCCGGCAGGCGGTGCTCCATCGAGCCGTTGATGATGGTCATGTCCAGCGCGTCCGTGAGGCCCTTGCGCAGCTTCTCGCGCAGCCGGAGGATTCGCGCGGACTCCTCGGCCAGCTCCTCGCGCGCCAGCTGCGCCGCGTGACCGAAGCCGACGATGGCCGACACGTTGAGCGTGCCCGAGCGCATGCCGCGCTCATGACCGCCGCCGTCGATGATGGGGGCGATGCGCACGCGCGGCTTGCGGCGCACGTACAGGGCGCCGATGCCCTTGGGGCCGTACATCTTGTGCGAGGTGATGGAGGCCAGGTCCACCTTCATGGCCTCAACATCGAAGGGCACCTTGCCGATGCCCTGCACCGCGTCGCAGTGGAAGAGGATGCCCTTCTTGCGGCACAGCGCGCCAATCTCCGCGACCGGCTGCACCACGCCGATCTCGTTGTTGGCGAACATGATGGAGACCAGCACCGTGCGAGGCGTCATCGCCTCCTCGAGCTTCTCCAGGTTGACGCGGCCGTCCTGCTCCACGTCCAGGTACGTCACGCGCGCGCCGCCGGTGGGCATGTCCGCCCACTTCTTGTACGTCGCGTCGTTCTCCACGTCGTGCTTCGCGGCCAGCTCCGGTACTTCCTCGGGCGACACGTCGCGCTCGGCGAGCTGCGACAGGCGAAGCAGCTTGAGCTCGTCCAGGCGCTCCTGGCGCACGCGCTCCAGGCGCTTGCAGGTGTCCAGGATGGCCTTGTGCTCGGTCTTCAGGGTGATGATGTGGTCACCCTTCGACTTGTAGTACTCGATGACCCCCTTGATGGCCAGGTTGTCGGACTCGGTGGCGCCGGAGGTGAAGACGATCTCCTGGTCCGTCGCGCCGATGAGCTCCGCCACCTGCTGGCGGGCCTTCTTCACCGCCGCCTCGGCCTTCCAGCCGAACACGTGGTTGCGACTGGACGCGTTGCCGAAGTCCTCGCGCAGATAGGGAAGCATCACGTCCAGCACGCGCGGGTCCAGCGGCGTGGTGGCGTGGTTGTCCATGTAGATCGGCAGCTTCACCATTGCGTCCCACACCTTCCTGAAGGGGCTTGCGACTGCCCCCGCACCCCGGCGCCACCCAGGGGGCGCGCTGCGGCGGGCATACACCGTCTCACATGAATGTGGACCGGACTGGTCAATTATAAAATCGGGTGCCCTCGGGTCAAGCGAACATAAGGCGTACGGGAGACCTGCCGGGACTGGCTGGAAGGAGGGGATGTCGGCGTCGGAACGACTGCACCGGGGTGGATCACCCCGGGTGGGCCGTCCTGGCGCGGGGTGGTCCGGAATGGGGCGATGCGCGGGCCTCTTCGCGCGCAAGCGGCTGATTTCCCGAGGGGTGTGGGGCTGGCCGGGGGGCTGCAACCTGGGGGCGCCGCCAGGAGGCAGGCATGAGCGCGAACGCGAAGCGGGTGAGGGAGTCGTCTGAGTCGTCGGACCAGGGCCGTGCACAGCTCGTCCGGATGGAGGGTGGCGGTGGGGGGATGGATAAGAACCGTTACTCGGACGGCTGGCGCGCGGGGAAGCCCGCCGAGGACCCGGAGAAGATGAAGCGCTGGGGCCTCATCACCGCCCGGCCGAGCGAGTTCCTGGTCCACATGCGCCGCGGCCGCGTGCGCGACATCAGCGGCCAGGGGGCCAGCTGCTTCAAGCTGCCGGGTGACTCGGTGGCCATCGTCCCCACCAGCATCCAGCGGCTGCAGTTCACCGCGGACCAGGTGACGAGCGAGAAGGTGGGCGTGCAGGTGACGGGCCTGGCGGTGTACCGCATCGCGGATCCGCTGGTGGCCTTCCGCATGCTGAACTTCTCCTTCCCGGAGCGGGCGCAGGAGAAGCTGGCGGAGCTGCTCAGCGAGATGTTCGTGGGCGCCGCGCGCAGGCTCGTGGCCAACCTCTCCGTGGAGGAGTGCCTGTCCCGCCGCAAGGAGGGCATCGCCGCGGAGCTGATGCGCGAGATCGCGCCGGTGCTGTCGGGGCAGGGGCGTCTGGAGGACTCGACGGACGCGGGCTGGGGCGTGCTGCTGGACACGATTGAAATCCAGGACGTGCGCGTCCTGTCGTCCACCGTCTTCGAGAACATGCAGGCGCGCTTCCGCCGCGAGCAGGAGCGTCAGGCGCGCGAAGCGGAGCTGGCCAAGGAGCGCTTCGTCCACCGCGAGGAGACGGAGGCCGAGCGGCAGCTGAGCCTGCAGAAGCTGGAGGCCGAGGACGAGGTGCGCCAGCGCCGGCAGGGCGCGGACGAGCAGTCGCGGCTGGAGACGCTGGCCGTCGAGGCACGCGTGGCCGAGGCGAAGCTCGCGCAGGAGCGCACGCTGAAGCAGGAGCAGGCGACGGTGGAGCGCGAGGTGGCGCTCACCAAGCTCGCCGCCGAGCAGGACGTGCGTCAGAAGAAGCAGGTGGCCGACGAGCAGTCCAAGCTGGAGGCGCTCACCGCCGAGGCGCGGCTGGCCGAGGCGAAGATCGTCTCCGAGCGGCAGCTGGCCACCAGCCGCGCGCAGGTGGAGATGGAGAAGCTGTCGCGCGAGCAGGAGCTGGAGGGGGCCCGCGCGCGCATCGCCCTGGAGAAGCTCAAGCGCGAGCAGGACGCGGACGTGGGCCGCGCGAAGCTGGAGCTGGAGAAGCAGAAGCTGCTGCAGGAGGCCGAGGCCGCCCAGGCGCGCTTCGAGCTGGTGCGGCTGCAGCGCGAGCAGGAGAACGAGAGCGCGAAGGCGACCATCGAGCTGGAGCGGCTGCGCCGGGAGCAGGAGCAGCAGAACGCGCTGGCGCAGATGGAGTTGGAGCGGCTGCGCCGGGAGCAGGAGCAGGCGGCGGCCCGGCACGAGGGGCAGCTGGCCGAGCAGCTCCAGGAGGTGGAGAAGCTCAAGGCGCAGCTGCAGGTGGTGCAGTCGCGGCGCGGAATCGCCGAGGCGGAGGTGGCCATCGCGGAGCTGGAGGTGCGGCGGGAGAACGCGCGGCAGGAG of Myxococcus fulvus contains these proteins:
- a CDS encoding IscS subfamily cysteine desulfurase; the protein is MKLPIYMDNHATTPLDPRVLDVMLPYLREDFGNASSRNHVFGWKAEAAVKKARQQVAELIGATDQEIVFTSGATESDNLAIKGVIEYYKSKGDHIITLKTEHKAILDTCKRLERVRQERLDELKLLRLSQLAERDVSPEEVPELAAKHDVENDATYKKWADMPTGGARVTYLDVEQDGRVNLEKLEEAMTPRTVLVSIMFANNEIGVVQPVAEIGALCRKKGILFHCDAVQGIGKVPFDVEAMKVDLASITSHKMYGPKGIGALYVRRKPRVRIAPIIDGGGHERGMRSGTLNVSAIVGFGHAAQLAREELAEESARILRLREKLRKGLTDALDMTIINGSMEHRLPGNLNISFAHAEGESLMMGIKDVAVSSGSACTSASLEPSYVLRALGVDEELAHSSIRFGLGRFTTEEEVDYVVQLVVDKVRKLRDMSPLYEMAKEGIDLKSIEWTAH
- a CDS encoding SPFH domain-containing protein, producing MSANAKRVRESSESSDQGRAQLVRMEGGGGGMDKNRYSDGWRAGKPAEDPEKMKRWGLITARPSEFLVHMRRGRVRDISGQGASCFKLPGDSVAIVPTSIQRLQFTADQVTSEKVGVQVTGLAVYRIADPLVAFRMLNFSFPERAQEKLAELLSEMFVGAARRLVANLSVEECLSRRKEGIAAELMREIAPVLSGQGRLEDSTDAGWGVLLDTIEIQDVRVLSSTVFENMQARFRREQERQAREAELAKERFVHREETEAERQLSLQKLEAEDEVRQRRQGADEQSRLETLAVEARVAEAKLAQERTLKQEQATVEREVALTKLAAEQDVRQKKQVADEQSKLEALTAEARLAEAKIVSERQLATSRAQVEMEKLSREQELEGARARIALEKLKREQDADVGRAKLELEKQKLLQEAEAAQARFELVRLQREQENESAKATIELERLRREQEQQNALAQMELERLRREQEQAAARHEGQLAEQLQEVEKLKAQLQVVQSRRGIAEAEVAIAELEVRRENARQELELSRARALRDIENTISPEVIQMTLAQQLPQVAAAFQQKMGEVHVTAVDGANPFGYIAAAVEGVMGLARSAGLKVPASSLAPTAQ